Proteins from a single region of Verrucomicrobiota bacterium:
- a CDS encoding FAD-dependent oxidoreductase: MHQTLDIVTKPEEAEQSAVWKQKCARKLGLSPSRLKEIRLRKQSIDARKAPVRFQLRVEVWIDETPSPPPTLECSYPDVSESPKRVLIVGAGPAGLFAALRLIESGVQPILLERGKDVIARRFDLAPLMRQGRVIEDSNYCFGEGGAGAYSDGKLYTRATKRGNVMDVYRTLVAHGAPERILTEAHPHVGSNLLPNMVRALRESILKAGGEVHFGTKVVGLLRSANPARLRGVVSAGGREFLADATILATGHSARDVFRLLHRENLTLEPKVFAVGVRIEHPQPLIDRIQYHLPADGERPRSLPAARYSLSTTLKNRGVFSFCMCPGGFIVPAATENDEVVVNGMSLSKRSSPFANSGMVVNVTPEDLSAYAAHGPLAGIEYQRDLETLAATVGGGRQQAPAQRLIDFLARKESSSLPKSSYKAGIQAAPLHQILPHDIAWRLETGLRKFSRSLEGYLCQEAVLLGFETRTSSPVRIPREKTTLQHPDLPGLFPCGEGAGYAGGIVSAALDGIRCADASRAAVLA, from the coding sequence ATGCACCAAACCCTCGACATTGTCACCAAGCCGGAAGAGGCCGAGCAGTCCGCGGTTTGGAAACAAAAGTGTGCTCGAAAACTCGGCCTCTCGCCGTCACGGCTGAAAGAGATCCGGCTTCGGAAGCAATCCATCGATGCTCGCAAGGCGCCGGTGCGCTTTCAGCTTCGGGTCGAGGTCTGGATCGATGAAACACCCTCGCCACCTCCAACCTTGGAGTGCTCCTACCCCGATGTCTCCGAGAGCCCGAAGCGGGTGCTCATCGTGGGCGCGGGGCCAGCCGGCCTCTTCGCCGCCCTCCGGCTGATCGAGTCCGGGGTCCAGCCCATCCTGCTCGAGCGGGGCAAGGACGTCATCGCCCGCCGCTTCGACCTCGCCCCCCTCATGCGCCAAGGGCGCGTCATCGAGGACAGCAATTACTGCTTCGGCGAAGGCGGCGCCGGGGCCTACTCCGACGGCAAGCTCTACACCCGCGCCACCAAACGAGGCAATGTCATGGACGTCTACCGCACCTTGGTCGCCCACGGAGCCCCCGAGCGCATCTTGACCGAAGCGCATCCTCACGTCGGTTCCAACCTCTTGCCCAATATGGTGAGAGCGCTTCGGGAGAGCATTCTCAAGGCGGGCGGGGAAGTGCACTTCGGAACCAAGGTCGTGGGGCTACTTCGTTCAGCCAACCCCGCGCGCCTTCGTGGGGTGGTCTCGGCCGGTGGACGAGAATTTCTGGCAGACGCCACCATTTTGGCGACTGGTCACTCCGCCCGAGATGTTTTCCGTTTGCTCCACCGGGAGAACCTAACCCTCGAACCCAAAGTCTTCGCGGTCGGGGTCCGCATCGAGCACCCCCAGCCGCTCATCGACCGCATTCAGTATCACTTGCCCGCCGATGGGGAGCGACCGCGCTCTTTGCCAGCGGCTCGCTACAGCCTCTCGACCACCCTGAAGAATCGCGGCGTTTTCTCCTTCTGCATGTGCCCGGGAGGCTTCATCGTGCCCGCGGCCACGGAAAATGACGAGGTCGTCGTCAATGGCATGAGCCTCTCCAAGCGCTCCTCGCCCTTCGCGAACTCCGGGATGGTCGTCAACGTGACGCCCGAAGACCTCTCCGCCTATGCTGCGCACGGTCCGCTCGCGGGAATCGAATACCAACGCGACCTGGAAACCCTGGCCGCCACCGTCGGGGGAGGTCGCCAGCAGGCCCCGGCCCAGCGCTTGATCGATTTCCTCGCCCGAAAAGAGTCCAGCTCCTTGCCGAAAAGCAGCTACAAGGCCGGAATCCAAGCCGCTCCCCTCCATCAGATTCTCCCCCATGACATCGCCTGGCGCTTGGAAACGGGCCTTCGCAAATTCAGCCGTTCGCTAGAAGGCTACCTCTGTCAGGAAGCGGTCCTACTCGGCTTCGAGACCCGCACCAGCTCCCCAGTCCGCATCCCGCGAGAAAAGACTACCCTGCAACATCCCGACCTGCCTGGTCTCTTTCCCTGCGGCGAGGGAGCGGGCTATGCGGGCGGGATCGTCTCGGCCGCGCTCGATGGCATTCGCTGTGCCGACGCCAGTCGAGCGGCTGTCTTGGCCTGA
- a CDS encoding protein kinase, producing the protein MNDRYEIRSTLGQGGLGEVFLAFDKTLNREVAVKRLRQSGETPLSDKAREDLVKEAGALSNFQHPNIVTIYDVGEDEEGAYVVMERLKGDTFDEVVQKGVLTLEDFGEVVSQILEAMVAAHESEIIHLDIKPANVMVVWLPSGKFQVKILDFGLATIAKAQEVTFQSEDEGGGILGSIHFMAPEQFERNPVNARTDLYSLGCLFYYGLTARNPFQGQTGEEVMHAHLNHTFTPLPDLRPDLPEWACNWVMWLMNRRPEERPESAKVALRSYRHIAKGQAAGETTRMVLQPSPKLNVPPVPPGATTMSLTGRQELKAPEPSLQTAGSKSKAPNKALGKKVAAQSAASSYQKPLPPPAKPLWAKLSTWLIASAVLLPICLWLVFSLVSKNRENERTQRFNTLVNALEPVGTAEDVALLLGYANDADVNTQNASLNALMLISAPEADELILEAYREAEAPLQRKLTVVLVRRDIAEAIPELVKVAQGSSSESAEVALEGLTQFGVGQFAREILDILSTAESVEVRQAAELALHEEFAKGVDAARWGPELMRLAKSNGEADLQASAFRLLGTLGHGPFLKLATKTFSGKDPAAIQAALVGLGNWPRAAQLDRLLALAEEEVLSATQKEFAYHQALEALRDFEGNQGNTKKRWERAQKVAQSPTRKLSFITALAGSHRKNWAIRLIQPYLKDPQLEATVRAAIEHMSG; encoded by the coding sequence ATGAACGACCGCTATGAAATCCGATCCACGTTGGGCCAGGGAGGCCTGGGAGAGGTCTTTCTCGCGTTCGATAAGACGCTCAATCGAGAGGTGGCCGTCAAACGTCTCCGGCAGTCGGGTGAGACCCCTCTCTCCGACAAGGCCCGCGAGGATTTGGTGAAGGAAGCGGGAGCGCTCTCCAATTTCCAACACCCCAACATCGTCACGATCTACGATGTGGGAGAGGACGAGGAGGGGGCCTACGTGGTGATGGAGCGCTTGAAGGGTGATACCTTTGACGAGGTGGTGCAAAAGGGAGTTCTGACTCTCGAGGACTTCGGCGAGGTCGTCTCCCAGATCCTGGAGGCCATGGTGGCGGCCCATGAGAGCGAGATCATCCACCTCGATATCAAGCCGGCCAATGTCATGGTGGTGTGGCTGCCCAGCGGAAAATTCCAGGTCAAGATCCTCGACTTCGGCTTGGCCACCATCGCGAAGGCCCAAGAAGTCACTTTCCAAAGCGAAGACGAGGGAGGGGGCATCCTGGGGTCGATCCACTTCATGGCTCCGGAGCAGTTCGAGCGCAATCCCGTCAACGCGCGGACCGATTTGTATTCTCTGGGCTGCCTATTTTACTACGGCCTGACGGCGCGCAATCCCTTCCAAGGCCAGACCGGGGAAGAGGTCATGCACGCGCACCTCAACCACACCTTCACGCCTCTTCCCGATCTGCGACCCGACTTGCCGGAGTGGGCTTGCAATTGGGTCATGTGGTTGATGAATCGGAGGCCTGAGGAACGGCCGGAAAGCGCCAAGGTGGCCCTCCGCTCCTACCGCCACATCGCAAAAGGACAAGCGGCGGGCGAGACGACCCGCATGGTCCTGCAACCGAGTCCCAAGTTGAATGTGCCCCCGGTGCCACCTGGGGCCACCACCATGAGCTTGACCGGGAGGCAAGAGTTGAAAGCGCCCGAGCCTTCCCTACAGACGGCGGGCTCGAAATCGAAGGCCCCCAACAAGGCACTCGGCAAAAAAGTGGCCGCCCAATCAGCCGCCTCTTCCTATCAAAAGCCGCTTCCCCCGCCAGCCAAGCCCCTTTGGGCCAAGCTTTCGACCTGGCTGATCGCCTCGGCCGTCCTGCTGCCGATCTGCCTGTGGCTGGTTTTTTCTCTCGTGTCGAAAAATCGGGAAAATGAGCGGACTCAACGATTCAATACTTTGGTGAACGCGCTGGAACCAGTCGGTACGGCTGAGGACGTGGCCTTGCTGCTGGGCTACGCGAACGATGCCGACGTCAACACGCAGAATGCCTCCCTGAACGCCCTCATGCTGATCTCGGCGCCGGAGGCGGATGAGTTGATTTTGGAAGCCTATCGTGAGGCGGAGGCTCCTCTTCAGCGAAAGCTCACGGTGGTCTTGGTGAGGCGGGACATCGCGGAAGCCATCCCGGAATTGGTGAAAGTGGCCCAGGGAAGCTCTTCTGAAAGTGCGGAGGTGGCCCTCGAAGGCTTGACCCAGTTTGGCGTCGGGCAGTTTGCCCGGGAGATTCTGGACATTCTCTCGACGGCCGAGAGCGTCGAGGTGCGGCAGGCGGCCGAGCTGGCTCTCCACGAGGAATTTGCCAAGGGGGTCGATGCGGCTCGCTGGGGGCCAGAGCTTATGCGACTGGCCAAGTCGAACGGCGAGGCGGACTTGCAGGCCAGCGCCTTTCGTCTTTTGGGAACCTTAGGGCATGGGCCTTTTCTGAAACTGGCCACCAAGACGTTCTCGGGAAAGGATCCCGCTGCCATCCAGGCTGCCTTGGTGGGGCTGGGCAACTGGCCGCGCGCCGCGCAATTGGACCGGCTCTTGGCACTGGCGGAGGAGGAGGTCTTGAGCGCGACCCAAAAGGAGTTTGCTTATCACCAGGCGCTGGAGGCTCTCCGGGATTTCGAGGGCAATCAAGGCAACACCAAAAAGCGATGGGAGCGGGCCCAAAAGGTGGCCCAAAGTCCGACCCGCAAGCTCTCTTTCATCACCGCCCTAGCCGGGAGTCACCGGAAGAACTGGGCCATTCGCCTGATTCAGCCCTATCTGAAGGATCCTCAACTGGAGGCGACCGTGCGGGCTGCCATCGAGCACATGTCCGGCTAG
- a CDS encoding polyprenyl synthetase family protein: MKAALTSSFLGLDPMRVSRPTKAPFPKNLIREPLDLVNRSVAKQASAFDPKIEGYLDYIVASAGKRLRPALVLLTGGATGGWTEGHVRLGTILELIHIATLVHDDIIDGAESRRNQATANARWGNSMSVLLGDALFSHALTEATEFDSIHICRRIGQAAREVCSGEVMQTQRRFDLTLDKAEYFRLIEMKTGALFAVGSELASFLNGGSQSQQENLRQFGLKLGTAYQIYDDIVDLVGDEGHIGKTLGTDLEKGKLTLPILNLLGTATPTQRAKLNRLLIEKEPIDPSVLANIADYEGAIGAAVETAFSILEEARGQLIGLDETDYKAALLSLTSFLESLLERCEI, translated from the coding sequence GTGAAAGCCGCTCTCACTTCTAGTTTCCTCGGTCTCGACCCCATGCGCGTCTCTCGTCCCACCAAAGCGCCGTTCCCGAAAAATCTCATTCGCGAGCCTCTTGACCTCGTCAATCGTTCGGTCGCGAAGCAGGCCAGCGCTTTTGATCCCAAAATCGAGGGCTACCTGGACTACATCGTCGCCTCGGCCGGCAAGCGTCTCCGGCCGGCGCTCGTGCTTTTGACCGGAGGGGCCACCGGCGGATGGACGGAGGGGCATGTCCGCCTCGGAACCATCCTCGAACTCATCCACATCGCCACCTTGGTGCACGATGACATCATCGATGGAGCGGAAAGCCGCCGAAACCAAGCCACCGCCAATGCTCGTTGGGGGAACTCCATGAGCGTGCTCTTGGGCGACGCCCTCTTCTCCCACGCGCTGACCGAAGCCACCGAGTTCGACAGCATCCACATCTGCCGTCGCATCGGCCAGGCCGCCCGAGAAGTTTGCAGTGGGGAAGTCATGCAGACCCAGCGCCGCTTCGATCTCACCCTCGACAAAGCCGAGTATTTTCGACTGATCGAAATGAAGACCGGCGCCTTGTTCGCCGTGGGGTCTGAGCTGGCTTCCTTTCTGAATGGAGGCTCCCAGTCACAGCAGGAGAACCTCCGTCAGTTCGGGCTCAAGCTGGGAACCGCCTACCAAATCTATGACGACATCGTCGACCTGGTCGGGGACGAAGGGCACATTGGCAAGACCCTCGGGACCGATTTGGAAAAGGGCAAATTGACCCTGCCTATCCTCAATCTTTTGGGAACCGCCACCCCGACGCAACGGGCCAAGCTCAATCGCCTCCTCATCGAGAAGGAGCCAATCGATCCCTCCGTCTTGGCCAACATCGCGGACTACGAAGGCGCCATCGGCGCGGCCGTCGAAACGGCTTTCTCGATTTTGGAGGAAGCGCGTGGGCAGCTCATCGGTTTGGACGAGACAGATTACAAAGCGGCCCTCCTCTCCCTGACCAGCTTCCTGGAAAGCTTGCTGGAGCGCTGCGAAATCTAG
- a CDS encoding FAD:protein FMN transferase — MTAPSLPLHRFEHRAMNTEFELLLGCEDRELAESASRAAFEELDELEGELSRFRPGSDIWRLNQAAAGEPISLGLAAWDCLGLARDVFEATAGAFDVSVGPLFALWREESGRPKKSEVAAVLARCGLDKLVFDESRLTVTPSTDGMRFDLGGVGKGYALDQVAISLRQEWGLSSALLNAGSSTVLAFGPYENQAGWPIDAGPHEIRLDGNALGCSGTEVKGAHILDPRSGQPIRADARNIWVLAPNASLADALSTACMLLSPPELDALEKRHADLQILRPGTE, encoded by the coding sequence ATGACTGCCCCCTCCCTCCCTCTCCACCGCTTCGAGCATCGTGCCATGAACACGGAGTTCGAGCTTCTTTTGGGCTGCGAGGACCGGGAGTTGGCGGAATCTGCCTCCCGCGCGGCATTTGAGGAGCTGGATGAGTTAGAGGGTGAGTTGTCGCGCTTCCGCCCAGGTTCGGATATTTGGCGATTGAACCAAGCGGCCGCCGGGGAGCCGATTTCCCTCGGCTTGGCCGCCTGGGATTGCCTCGGCCTGGCGCGGGATGTCTTCGAAGCGACGGCCGGCGCTTTCGATGTCAGCGTGGGTCCGCTCTTCGCGCTCTGGCGGGAAGAGAGCGGCCGACCGAAGAAGAGCGAGGTGGCAGCGGTTCTGGCCCGCTGCGGCCTGGACAAACTGGTCTTTGATGAGTCCCGCCTGACCGTCACCCCCTCCACCGACGGGATGCGCTTCGATTTAGGCGGAGTCGGCAAGGGCTACGCTCTCGACCAGGTCGCGATTTCCCTGCGCCAGGAGTGGGGCCTCTCGAGCGCGCTTTTGAACGCTGGGAGCAGCACCGTCCTGGCCTTCGGGCCTTACGAGAACCAGGCAGGCTGGCCCATCGACGCCGGGCCTCACGAAATCCGACTGGACGGCAACGCCCTCGGCTGCTCGGGCACCGAGGTTAAAGGGGCCCACATTTTGGACCCTCGTTCCGGCCAGCCCATCCGGGCCGACGCTCGCAACATTTGGGTGCTGGCTCCCAATGCCAGTTTGGCGGACGCTCTCTCGACGGCCTGCATGCTCCTGAGCCCACCGGAGTTGGACGCTCTCGAAAAAAGGCACGCTGACCTGCAAATTCTCCGGCCCGGAACCGAATAA
- a CDS encoding glycosyltransferase family 39 protein — translation MKFLSLSLLLALVALGTWARFQALGERVFHTDEGVQGVIFEELIDEGIYQFDSTEYHGPTNHYLTLAWVRLLGKEGSADLTEADLRGVAVLAGLFLLLLPLALRKELGPGATLLSVALWAGSPMLFYYHRYLIHESLFVVFTIVATVLAWRFWNRPDYRNAALLGLAIACAHATKETFVFPALAAFLALFLCGDRTRVQATLQPKILATLLGAYLFGNILLFSSFFSHAGGPLASFQTYAHYLVRAEGEGHDKPFFFYLEELLWERVPGRLVFSEGLPFLGTLLVFLPGLLPKPAFARYLATSSLLTLLFFSLTPYKTIWSVLGVVAVWNLCAAISLAALLGKTWSARRRGAALAMAAALACGLVWQIQMIRWENFRSQFHSDPRNRWVYSHTLPNHLRMVDRLRGILEQEPAGLLLVIEEGYSWPLDWYLRRERERVAYYTASEQVPPDVWENENLVAVVFPANEIAQMKEQLGEDFRADDFYGLRPNVFQQVMVRREVWESYR, via the coding sequence ATGAAATTCCTTTCTCTCTCCCTGCTCTTGGCCCTGGTGGCCCTGGGGACCTGGGCTCGCTTCCAGGCACTGGGCGAGCGGGTCTTTCATACGGATGAAGGGGTTCAGGGAGTGATCTTCGAGGAATTGATCGATGAGGGTATCTACCAATTTGATTCCACCGAGTATCACGGCCCGACCAATCACTACCTGACTCTGGCGTGGGTCCGTCTCCTGGGGAAGGAAGGAAGCGCTGATCTGACCGAAGCAGATCTTCGAGGCGTGGCCGTGTTGGCCGGCCTGTTCCTTCTCCTCTTGCCACTTGCCTTGCGAAAAGAGCTGGGACCCGGTGCCACCCTCCTGAGCGTGGCGCTCTGGGCGGGTAGTCCGATGTTGTTCTACTACCATCGCTACCTCATCCACGAATCGCTCTTTGTCGTTTTCACGATCGTGGCCACCGTCCTGGCCTGGCGATTTTGGAATCGGCCTGACTATCGGAATGCGGCTCTCCTGGGTCTCGCGATCGCCTGCGCCCATGCCACCAAGGAAACCTTCGTCTTCCCGGCCTTGGCCGCCTTCCTCGCTCTTTTTCTCTGCGGCGATCGCACCCGTGTCCAGGCCACTCTCCAACCCAAAATCCTGGCCACCCTCCTCGGAGCCTACCTCTTCGGAAACATCCTTCTCTTCAGCTCCTTCTTCAGCCATGCCGGAGGGCCCTTGGCCAGTTTTCAGACCTATGCCCACTACTTGGTTCGGGCGGAAGGCGAGGGTCACGACAAGCCCTTCTTTTTCTACCTCGAGGAATTGCTCTGGGAGCGAGTGCCCGGACGCCTCGTCTTCAGCGAAGGGCTGCCCTTTTTGGGCACGCTCTTGGTCTTTCTTCCGGGCCTGCTTCCCAAGCCTGCTTTTGCCCGCTACCTGGCGACCTCCTCTTTGCTGACCCTGCTCTTTTTCAGCCTCACTCCCTACAAAACGATTTGGTCCGTGCTGGGAGTGGTCGCGGTTTGGAACTTGTGCGCGGCGATCTCCTTGGCCGCCCTTTTGGGAAAGACCTGGAGCGCGCGGAGACGCGGGGCGGCGCTGGCGATGGCGGCGGCTTTGGCCTGCGGGCTCGTTTGGCAGATCCAAATGATCCGCTGGGAGAATTTCCGCTCCCAGTTTCATTCCGACCCGCGGAACCGCTGGGTCTACTCCCACACCTTGCCCAATCACCTTCGAATGGTCGATCGGCTGCGAGGGATCCTGGAACAGGAACCAGCGGGTCTTTTGCTGGTGATTGAGGAAGGGTACTCCTGGCCACTCGACTGGTATCTTCGACGCGAAAGGGAGCGGGTGGCTTACTACACCGCCTCTGAGCAAGTTCCCCCAGACGTCTGGGAGAACGAGAACCTGGTGGCGGTGGTCTTTCCGGCCAACGAGATCGCTCAGATGAAGGAGCAACTCGGTGAGGACTTCCGAGCGGACGATTTTTACGGTCTTCGTCCCAATGTTTTCCAACAGGTCATGGTCCGTCGCGAGGTCTGGGAAAGCTACCGCTAG
- a CDS encoding Gfo/Idh/MocA family oxidoreductase, whose amino-acid sequence MKEKEPPTDPSGLNRRSFLRNSAITGGALLLSGRQAHAQTKRNEQLQVALVGCGSQGDKLYKSVEGIPLTSNLQVHFRAVCDIWDSKRRRLANKARQKGHDAVEYVDFEDLLEKEAGKLDAVFVASPDFCHHTHTNAALQAGLHVYCEKMMSNTIEDARSMVVTANQTGKLLQIGHQRRSNPRYRNLVSDLLHQESLLGRITHATAQWNRGVQSSKPITVAKSLNLDSSTLKKYGYGDMREFLNWRMFKRYGGGVISDLGAHQIDLFGWFLNAKPKSVLAAGGVNYWDEYELPDNVMAIYDFETPEGISRAYYQVLTTSSSLGFFERFMGDEGTVTISENPSQNQAYRESTAPKWDRFVDSGKLVNVADASADSEARYKWQQAKPWGEPPTPWKVSGNGIVDSRASAALEAYELGTSLDLLPHTPHVMNFVEAVKADDKSLLNCPGEEGYRTCVAVLSAYESMESGSKRNFSDADFAV is encoded by the coding sequence ATGAAAGAAAAAGAACCACCCACTGATCCTTCGGGCCTCAATCGCCGCTCTTTCTTGAGGAATTCCGCCATCACCGGTGGTGCCTTGCTTTTGAGTGGTCGCCAGGCCCACGCGCAGACCAAGCGCAATGAACAGCTGCAAGTCGCCCTCGTCGGCTGCGGTAGCCAAGGGGACAAGCTTTACAAAAGCGTCGAAGGGATCCCACTGACTTCCAACCTCCAGGTCCACTTCCGCGCTGTCTGCGACATTTGGGACAGCAAGCGCCGTCGCCTGGCCAACAAGGCCAGACAAAAAGGCCACGATGCCGTTGAATACGTCGACTTCGAAGACCTCCTGGAAAAAGAAGCGGGCAAACTGGACGCCGTGTTCGTGGCCAGCCCGGACTTCTGTCACCACACCCACACCAACGCTGCCCTCCAAGCCGGTTTGCACGTCTACTGTGAGAAGATGATGTCGAACACCATTGAGGACGCACGCTCCATGGTAGTGACGGCTAACCAAACGGGGAAACTCCTCCAAATCGGTCACCAGCGACGCAGCAACCCCCGTTATCGCAACCTCGTGAGCGATCTCCTGCACCAGGAATCGCTCCTGGGCCGCATCACCCACGCCACGGCCCAGTGGAACCGAGGAGTGCAATCCAGCAAGCCCATCACCGTCGCCAAGAGCCTCAACTTGGATAGCAGCACCCTCAAAAAGTATGGCTATGGGGACATGCGCGAATTTCTCAATTGGCGCATGTTCAAAAGATATGGGGGCGGGGTCATCTCCGACCTGGGGGCTCACCAGATCGATCTCTTCGGCTGGTTCCTGAATGCCAAGCCAAAATCCGTCTTGGCCGCAGGGGGCGTCAATTATTGGGACGAGTATGAACTGCCGGACAACGTCATGGCCATCTACGACTTCGAGACGCCTGAGGGAATCTCCCGCGCCTACTACCAGGTCTTGACCACCTCCAGCTCCCTCGGATTCTTCGAACGGTTCATGGGAGACGAAGGCACGGTCACCATCTCGGAAAACCCCTCCCAAAACCAAGCTTACCGCGAGTCAACCGCCCCCAAGTGGGATCGCTTTGTGGATTCCGGCAAACTCGTCAACGTGGCTGATGCCTCCGCTGACTCCGAAGCTCGCTACAAGTGGCAGCAGGCGAAACCCTGGGGGGAACCACCCACCCCTTGGAAGGTCAGTGGAAATGGAATCGTGGACTCCCGGGCCTCTGCCGCCCTGGAGGCCTACGAGTTGGGCACCTCACTCGATCTTTTGCCCCACACCCCCCACGTCATGAACTTCGTGGAAGCCGTCAAGGCGGACGACAAGTCTCTTCTCAACTGCCCAGGCGAAGAGGGTTACCGCACCTGTGTGGCGGTTCTCTCCGCCTATGAATCCATGGAGTCTGGATCGAAGCGAAACTTCTCAGACGCTGACTTCGCCGTCTGA
- a CDS encoding PDZ domain-containing protein, with the protein MKRERVGKLVGFLGMLLLGGVERLPAEERAGDGSLEELIEVLRSENFSDRKEAIKLLGAQLTEEGEAVADRLLDAYVRFDDPELHFQIRNLLFRWRIHEEGAGIRPGFVGISMMRSIVRLPAGERLGAIIVAQVLPETGAARAGLKVGDVILSINGQTFPPQDPGTFFLEEIGGRLVETSVKLDLVSPQGVLDLGLLDQAEPQELNRLLLAVIDSVSRVPREEWRTVEITLGERPQDNPMPPDLLSRSRMPLLKQAQELFQEWFQAELAERRKE; encoded by the coding sequence ATGAAGCGAGAGAGAGTGGGAAAATTGGTAGGCTTTTTGGGGATGCTGCTCCTGGGCGGGGTGGAGCGGCTCCCAGCCGAAGAGAGGGCGGGGGACGGCTCGCTCGAAGAACTCATCGAGGTCCTCCGCTCGGAGAATTTCTCAGATCGGAAGGAAGCAATCAAGCTGCTCGGAGCGCAGCTGACGGAGGAAGGAGAAGCGGTGGCGGATCGCCTCCTCGATGCCTATGTTCGTTTTGATGATCCGGAGCTTCACTTCCAGATCCGCAATCTGCTTTTCCGGTGGCGCATTCATGAAGAGGGCGCCGGGATTCGACCGGGATTTGTCGGCATTTCCATGATGCGATCGATCGTCCGCCTGCCCGCTGGGGAGCGGCTGGGAGCCATCATTGTGGCCCAGGTGCTCCCGGAGACCGGCGCGGCACGGGCTGGTTTGAAAGTGGGGGATGTCATTCTCTCCATCAATGGGCAGACCTTCCCGCCTCAGGACCCCGGGACGTTTTTCCTGGAAGAGATTGGGGGTCGCCTGGTGGAGACTTCCGTGAAGTTGGACCTGGTGTCGCCCCAGGGGGTGCTGGATCTCGGCCTTCTCGACCAAGCCGAGCCGCAGGAGCTCAATCGGCTCCTTTTGGCGGTCATCGACTCCGTTTCCCGGGTGCCGCGAGAGGAATGGCGAACTGTCGAAATCACCCTAGGCGAACGCCCGCAAGACAACCCGATGCCGCCCGATCTCCTGAGTCGCTCTCGGATGCCTCTCCTGAAACAAGCCCAGGAACTCTTCCAAGAGTGGTTCCAAGCGGAGCTGGCTGAACGACGGAAAGAATGA
- a CDS encoding iron-sulfur cluster assembly accessory protein, whose amino-acid sequence MLNLTPAAKSELQALLQARSEDDGQGLRLRVDKGGCAGWQYVMKVDQQAEADWVLNDEGARVFVDQESLTFLKGCTVDFSDDLTDAGFKIVNPNAARSCGCGTSFEPTSR is encoded by the coding sequence ATGTTGAACCTCACGCCGGCCGCCAAAAGTGAACTGCAAGCGCTTCTGCAAGCGCGGTCGGAAGACGATGGGCAAGGCTTGCGTCTGCGGGTCGACAAGGGCGGATGCGCTGGTTGGCAGTATGTCATGAAAGTCGATCAGCAAGCTGAGGCCGACTGGGTGCTCAACGACGAGGGGGCCCGGGTTTTCGTCGATCAGGAAAGCCTCACTTTCTTGAAGGGCTGCACCGTCGATTTCAGCGATGACCTCACGGACGCGGGGTTCAAAATCGTCAACCCGAACGCCGCTCGAAGCTGTGGCTGCGGGACTTCCTTCGAACCCACCTCCCGCTAA